The following coding sequences are from one Veillonella rodentium window:
- the thrB gene encoding homoserine kinase, with product MKTIRVQVPATSANCGPGFDCLGLALNLYNIFTFTPIADATAYTYTFEGFGADILRMEDPKKNLIGFAMDQVFATVQEPIRYGHITSETLIPPSRGLGSSSTAIVGGLLLANTLVKNPLTKEELLVIANRMEGHPDNVAPAIYGNLCCATGLKTKVLNTVIPVPEELHFAVVVPEVLVSTEYARSVLPNHIPFKEAVQNVSHASLFVTSLITHQLDNLSTALEDNLHVPYRKALIPHCDDVFMAAKTEGAYGATISGSGSTLIAYTDKRHVENVAKAMGEVFKSHGVENKIYCLEADTKGARII from the coding sequence ATGAAAACCATACGCGTTCAAGTTCCGGCTACCAGTGCTAATTGCGGCCCCGGTTTCGATTGTCTGGGATTAGCTTTAAATTTGTATAATATCTTTACTTTTACACCTATTGCGGATGCCACGGCGTACACGTATACATTTGAAGGATTTGGTGCCGACATCCTCCGCATGGAGGATCCTAAGAAAAATCTCATCGGATTTGCCATGGATCAGGTCTTTGCAACGGTTCAGGAACCCATACGTTACGGTCATATTACTTCAGAAACATTAATTCCTCCTTCGCGTGGTTTAGGTAGTAGCAGCACCGCTATTGTGGGCGGTTTATTATTGGCGAATACCCTCGTTAAAAATCCGTTGACTAAGGAAGAACTTCTGGTAATTGCCAATCGCATGGAAGGTCATCCTGATAATGTAGCGCCGGCGATTTACGGAAACTTATGTTGTGCAACCGGGTTGAAAACAAAAGTATTGAATACGGTAATTCCCGTTCCGGAGGAGCTGCATTTTGCCGTAGTTGTACCGGAGGTATTGGTTTCTACGGAATATGCCAGGTCCGTACTGCCTAATCATATTCCTTTTAAAGAGGCGGTTCAAAACGTGAGCCATGCATCTCTGTTTGTAACGAGTCTTATTACACATCAGTTAGATAATCTGTCTACAGCTTTAGAGGATAATTTACATGTACCATATCGAAAAGCTTTAATTCCTCATTGTGATGATGTATTTATGGCCGCTAAAACGGAAGGGGCCTATGGTGCAACTATTAGCGGATCCGGTTCTACATTAATCGCTTATACCGATAAACGTCATGTTGAAAACGTCGCAAAAGCTATGGGCGAGGTATTCAAATCTCATGGCGTTGAAAATAAAATATATTGTCTGGAAGCTGATACAAAAGGAGCAAGAATTATATAG
- the htpX gene encoding zinc metalloprotease HtpX — MNNIKTTLLLALLTAILMAAGDMIGGRNGMLLMFVISMGMNFMSYWYSDKIVLAQYHAQPVTAQSNPKLYGMVERLAKNGQLPMPKVYIIPSEVPNAFATGRNPSNAAVAVTQGIQQLLTDDELEGVLGHELTHVKNRDTLISTIAAMLAGAISMIAQVLQFSAFMGRGDSRDGQGSNPLALIGMIILAPLAAGLIQMSISRTREFAADEGGGDMCRNPMALASALAKIDYYSKHGALPNASNATAHMFIINPMVGIGESFSNLFSTHPRTEERIEKLKKQAQNSKYIQP; from the coding sequence ATGAACAATATAAAAACAACTCTTTTATTAGCGCTGTTAACAGCTATTTTAATGGCTGCAGGCGATATGATCGGCGGAAGAAACGGCATGCTATTGATGTTCGTCATATCAATGGGGATGAATTTCATGTCCTATTGGTACAGTGACAAAATCGTTCTTGCCCAATATCATGCACAGCCTGTAACAGCGCAATCAAATCCAAAATTGTACGGTATGGTCGAAAGATTGGCCAAAAACGGCCAATTGCCTATGCCGAAGGTTTACATCATCCCCAGCGAGGTGCCGAATGCGTTTGCTACCGGCAGAAATCCGAGCAATGCGGCGGTAGCTGTTACGCAAGGTATTCAACAGCTATTGACGGATGATGAACTTGAAGGCGTTCTCGGTCATGAATTAACACATGTTAAGAATCGCGATACGTTGATCAGTACGATTGCCGCTATGTTGGCGGGTGCAATTTCAATGATAGCTCAGGTGTTGCAGTTTTCTGCTTTCATGGGCCGCGGAGACAGCCGAGATGGACAGGGAAGCAATCCTTTAGCCCTCATCGGTATGATTATACTGGCACCTCTTGCTGCGGGACTCATTCAAATGAGTATCTCTCGAACTCGTGAATTTGCGGCTGATGAAGGCGGCGGTGACATGTGTCGTAATCCGATGGCCCTGGCATCGGCTCTGGCTAAAATCGATTACTACTCCAAACATGGTGCATTACCTAATGCAAGTAATGCGACGGCACATATGTTTATCATCAATCCTATGGTCGGTATTGGTGAAAGTTTCAGTAATCTTTTCAGTACACATCCACGTACAGAGGAACGTATTGAAAAATTGAAAAAACAAGCACAAAATTCTAAATACATTCAGCCTTAA
- the ndk gene encoding nucleoside-diphosphate kinase, whose amino-acid sequence MQETLVLIKPDGVKRQLSGEILSRYERKGLVIKALKLLQVPRELAEEHYAEHKDKPFFGELVDFITSGPVLAFVLAGENAIVSVRALNGATNPVDAAPGSIRGDYALTMDSNVVHASDSPESAAREVHLWFPEYK is encoded by the coding sequence ATGCAAGAAACATTAGTTTTAATCAAACCGGATGGTGTAAAACGCCAATTAAGCGGTGAAATTCTAAGCCGTTATGAACGTAAAGGTCTTGTGATTAAGGCATTAAAACTGCTACAGGTGCCTCGTGAACTGGCGGAAGAGCATTATGCGGAGCATAAAGACAAACCGTTCTTCGGTGAATTAGTTGACTTTATTACATCCGGACCTGTTCTTGCATTTGTTTTAGCAGGTGAAAATGCAATTGTATCTGTACGTGCTTTAAACGGGGCTACTAATCCTGTAGATGCGGCCCCTGGCAGTATTCGTGGTGACTATGCTTTAACGATGGATTCCAATGTGGTTCATGCGTCCGATTCTCCTGAATCGGCAGCGCGTGAAGTACATCTTTGGTTTCCGGAATATAAATAA